The region TATTGAACCTGTTTTGCTTACTTAATTGCCATTATTGCTTTGTGTTAATTTTAATCATGTTTAACCGTAGCTAATTAGTGGTCAAATTTCATTCTCTAGCCCACTTGCATTTTATGAGCCTTTTTTGTTTCTTTTCCCATTTCATTTTGTTTAGTTGCACTTGTGGTTTTTGCATAACTAGTTTTTACTAGTCCGTGTTCAGAATTAAATAATTCATAGGTATTACATTTGCATTTCAATTTTAATGGTTCAATTATTTTCTTAGTTCTATTTCACTTTTCTTTTTTTTTACATAAATAAAATTCTCTCATATTAAATTTCCTAGTTTgcctaaattaaaaaattaagttCTCTTAAAAAATTGTAGTCCTTGTGGAACGAATtctaaaatattaaaatgaaAAATTGTGCGCTTGCAATTTAAAATGTATATTCTTTGCACAtaaagtttttggcgccgctgccggggactatAATTATTTTTCGCgccttaatttttaatttttcgaATTAGTTTTACTTCCTCTCTTTGTTTTTTTTCTAGAAAATTAAAGATTTGGAAAGCTCGTTGGAACTCCGAAAATTGCCAAGGCTCGAAGAAATTGTTGGAAGCTTGCTTGGGTAAACCGTATCTCTCTCTTTTCGTATTTTTCACTGGttaaaaaaatcacaaaaaaatttaaaattaaaaaaaaatttaattagTTAAATACATAATTATTGCATCATGCATTTGTTCACCTAGGAGCACATCATCTTAAATTTTCTtttcttgtttttaatttttCGTACCTTATAAATTGTGGTGATTGCTGGAGGACCCAAGGTACGTtaaatttcttcttttctttaGTTAGGACACGTAGTTTAGAGCATCCATAATTGTTTATCGCTTTTATATCTCGTTATGTGTTGCATCATTTAAATAAACTTTAAGGGCAAAACCACATCACAAGATAAGGGGAGAGATTTCATCACTCTTTCCTTGGCCCACAACCATTAAATCCATCATTTTGCATACCATAGcctttttaataaaattaagtagaCGTTAGCCCCTAGGACTTTGCGCTCAACTAGGAAGAAAACCTGAAACGATCAAATCTCTAAGTATTCATTCTTTGGTGTCTAGGCTAGCGAAAGCTTACCTGGCCAATCAGAAAGAATACTTTTAGTTTTGTGAATTTTAGTAATATCTTTTTGTTAGGAGCAAGTCTAGAGTTTTTTAGGGAACCATAGATTTATAATTTTTCTTTCAATTTTTCACCCTTTCTTTTGCGTGTTTTATATTCTCGCACTTATTTGCTACTTAATTCCTATCCTGTTTATGCGTACTATGTGGATTAGAGATAATTCATCTAGGTTAGTGAGACCAATTGAGCGTACTTCCTCATCGGAATCCGAACCCGTAGAAATTCTTGAACCCGTAGTAAACATGGCAGTTTCTCTTAAGGATCGTTGTTACCCCGCCCGTTCGGCCCAACCTTCTTGTATTACTCTTCCACCGGTTAATagtaataattttgaaattaaaggTCATCATATTAGCATGTTACCTAAATTTACCGGGAGTGAAGGTGAGGATCCGTATCTTTTTATTCATGAATTTGAGGAGGTTTGTGTCTTACAAAAACTCCAGCAATTGACCGAGGATTCCATTAGGCTTAGACTAATCAATTTTGCTcttaaagaaaatgctaaaaaaTGGTTATATAGCCTACCGTTTAATTCTATTTCAACTTGGGAGGGATTCGTAGtcatttttctaaaaaaatattttccaaatCATATGACTACGAGACTTACAAATGAGATTAATCAATTTCATCAAAAGGAAAATGAGTCTTTTTGGAAATATTTTGACAGATTTAAAAATCTTTTGTCCCAATATCCCCACCACGGAATAAAAAAGTGGAGACTTTGTAAGATTGTTTACGAGGCCTTATATAGTTCTACAACCGCATTGTTAGAGTCTATGTGTCAAGGCAAATTCATGGAAAAAGACGAGGATCCGGGTTGGGAGTTCTTCGAGGAACTAGCGGAAAAAACCATgttgtgggagtctactagggagCCTAGTAAGCACAAGGAAACACTCGGTTCATTTGCTAACAAAGGCTTGCATTTAGTGGGTAATTCTATAGCAATCGAAGCGAAGTTAGCTACTCTTACTAGAAGATTAGAAGCTTTAAAAACCACTAATGCCCCTTCCCAAGCGTCTATGTGTGCGAACTATAACTCTCATAGTCATGGACCTCAAAACTTTCAAGAGTTTGAGCAAGTGAATGCTATGTTTCAACCTAGACCTAGGAATGACCCTTTTGCACCCACATACAATCCTGGGTGGAAGAACCACCCGAATTTTTCATGGACCCAATGCCAAAACTACCAATCTCTTCAACCCACTTTTCAAAAGCCTAATCCAAACTTTTACCCCACTTCTAGTCAAAATCCTTATCCAAACCCAATTCAAGCACTGTGAATCCTCCCGGGTTTAATGATTCGGATAAGAGACTTAATTTCATAGAAAAGAGTATTGAGGCTTTGCTAAAATCTCAAACTAATTTGACTCAATCTCAACAAGCCTTCATGCAAACCATGACCCAAGATAGGCAATTATTGAATTCCAATGCCCAAGCCATATCTAAGTTAGAGGTTCAAATGAGTCAATTAGCTAACATAATTTGTGAGCGCGAGAAGAATAAGTTTCCAAGTCAACCTGAGGTGAATCCTAAATTTCCGCTTAATCAAAGACCTCATGATGTGAACGCCGTCATCTCTCTACGCTCGGGAAATCAAGTGAGAAATCGAATTGGTGTTGATGCTAACGAAGAAGAGAATTCGAGTTTGGAACCTAATCCTTCACCTTTGAGTTCGAGTCTAGATCACTCGAAGCAATCCGAGAATTTTGAGTCTAGCGAAACACCTCATTCGATTGCACCACCTTCGAAACCTAGCCCCGATTTATGTAACAAAAGAGTCTTTATGCCGAAAGCTCCGTATCCTCAACGACTTATTTCGAACAAACAATCGGCTCAAGTAGACAAGATCTTAGAAGTTTTCAAGCAAGTTAAGGTCAACATTCCTCTTTTAGATTCCATTCAACAAATTCCTTCGTATGCTAAGTTTCTAAAAGAGTTGTGTACTCATAAACGAACCACTCATATTCCTAAGAAAGCCTTTTTGACATCTTAAGTTAATTCGATTCTCTCGAATGAAATTCCCGTGAAATATAAGGACCCCGGTTGTCCTACTATTTCTTGTGTCATAGGCAACACTTTTGTTGACAAAGCTTTACTTGACTTAGGAGCTAGTGTGAATCTTCTTCCGTATTCTGTCTACCAAGAACTAGGTCTAGGTGAACTTCAAAAGACCTATGTCACACTTCAATTAGCTGACCGTTCTATCAAAATTCCTAAGGGAATAATTGAAGATGTGTTGATTAAGGTTGGTGATTTTGTTTTTCCCATTGATTTTGTGCTCCTAGAAACTGAACCGGTCAAAAATCCTAATAATCAAATACCAATCATTCTAGGAAGACCTTTTCTAGCCACATCCAATGCCTTGATTAATTGTAGGAACGATTTAATAAAACTAACATTTGGAAATATGACCATTGATCTCAATATTTTTCATGTCGGAAACCAACCCAATGACTATTTTGACCAAAACATGgaaattaatttaattgataAAATGCTTGATCATGAAACCATGAGTGTCGATAATGCTCTTGACTTTTGCTTAAATCATTTGGGTCAAAATTTGGCTGATTCCGATTACACTAATGAGGTCAATGAGATGTTAGAGTCCACCATTCCTATAACTAACCAAGAGCTTGAAA is a window of Apium graveolens cultivar Ventura chromosome 11, ASM990537v1, whole genome shotgun sequence DNA encoding:
- the LOC141695600 gene encoding uncharacterized protein LOC141695600 → MAVSLKDRCYPARSAQPSCITLPPVNSNNFEIKGHHISMLPKFTGSEGEDPYLFIHEFEEVCVLQKLQQLTEDSIRLRLINFALKENAKKWLYSLPFNSISTWEGFVVIFLKKYFPNHMTTRLTNEINQFHQKENESFWKYFDRFKNLLSQYPHHGIKKWRLCKIVYEALYSSTTALLESMCQGKFMEKDEDPGWEFFEELAEKTMLWESTREPSKHKETLGSFANKGLHLVGNSIAIEAKLATLTRRLEALKTTNAPSQASMCANYNSHSHGPQNFQEFEQVNAMFQPRPRNDPFAPTYNPGWKNHPNFSWTQCQNYQSLQPTFQKPNPNFYPTSSQNPYPNPIQAL